In Episyrphus balteatus chromosome 4, idEpiBalt1.1, whole genome shotgun sequence, the sequence TCAAGACCACACGCGAAGAAGGCTATGATATAAATTTAGAATTCCGAACAACCTTACCGAATGGAGTTTTGGCTTTTGGAACATCTGGAAGTCAGAATGAACCAGTTAGCTATATACTAGAACTTATTAATGGAAGATTAAATCTCCATTCATCACTGCTCAACAAATGGGAAGGAGTTTTTATTGGATCGAAATTGAACGACAGTAATTGGCATAAGGTATTTGTTGCCATAAATACTTCACATTTGGTTCTTTCGGCCAACGACGAACAAGCGATCTATCCGATTGGATCATATGAAAGTGCCAATGGTAGCCAACCATATTTCCCCTTAACCTACTTAGGAGGAACCATACCAAATTTAAAATCCTATCTAAGGCACCTAACACACCGACCAACAAGTTTTGTAGGATGTATGCAAGACATAGTCATTAATGGCAAATGGATATTCCCGGATGAAAAACCAGATGATAATACATCCTTGGTCAAAATTCAAAGTGGATGTCCGAGATCAGAGCAGTGTAAGCCTAATCCATGTCATTCGAATGGAGAGTGTAAAGATCTATGGCATACGTTTTCATGTGGATGTCAGAGACCTCATTTAGGGCATACGTGCAAATAtagtaatttaaattaaaaagcatATTTTTCTTCAGGTTGTTTTATCAAGAATTCTTTCAGATATAACGGCTGCAACGTTTGGGCACGAAAACACTACGCATTCTGCTGTATTGGTGGAAACCAATGAAACCGCTCGAAGAGCTATTCGGAGTATATTGGATATTTCAATGTTTATTCGAACTCGACAATCAGCGGGACAGATATTTTATCTTGGCAGTGACACTAGAAAAGCCTTGACATCCCCTAGGGGTACAAGTGAGTGTGATTTgtcttgattttttaattatattttgaaatttttttttaaggtgaaattgGAGACTCATATGTTTCAGCAAAACTTCATGGTGGTGAACTTTTAgttaaaatgcaatttaatGGAACACCTGAGGCGTATACTGTAGGTGGAAATAAACTCGACAATGGTTATAATCATCTTATAGAAGTTGTGCGAAATCAAACGTTGGTCCAAGTCAAGCTAAACGGTACCGAGTACTTCCGGAAGACACTGTCATCGACAGGTCAACTGGATGCACAGGTATTGTACTTGGGTGGACCAGCGCCGCCGGCTGTTGATAATTTAGAAAGCAACATGACCAAGGAAGAAGTAGATAAACTATATTTCAAGGGTATCATTCAAGACGTTCAAATAAGCAATGGATCACATGCAATGATTGTAGAGTTGTATCCGTTGAACGAAGAAGATTTACAACTTCCAAAACCATTCGGTGAAGTTACAATTGATCGTAATTCAGTTCTTAAGGGCGCTGTTTCTGATGATTTGTGTCGCAAGAAACCCTGTCAGCATAATGCTGAATGTAAAAACACCTGGAATGACTTTGAATGTACATGTCCCAAAGGGTACAAGGGTAAATTTTGTCAGGATATCGAGTTTTGTCAGTTGAATAAATGTCCAGGCAATGGAGTGTGCCAAAATTTAGACGATGGCTTTGAATGTATCACAAATATGACTTTTAAGGGCAATGAAAAAGCACCTTTGGCCTTTGCTTACTTCTCTGTGAATCCCGAGGAAGAGACTGTTTTGAAGCCTGTTGTTGAAATTTCATATAGAACCAAAACTGGTGGTACACTGTTGTATGTTCAAGATGGCGATCGATATTTTGATGTGGCTGCTTATCGCGATCAAGTTACCGTTCAATGGAAATCGAGCCTAGAACTTCCACAAACAAAACGATTTACAAAAGATAAGTCTGATTTCGAGTGGAGTCGAGTGTTTTTGAGAGTGGAAAATGGAAAGCTTGAAGGTGGTTGGAAGGGATGGGAGGAGACACCAGATCCATCCCCAGCATTCACTCTTGACATTGATCAAAGTGCTTTCCAAGATTTGATTTCCGGCAAATACATGGTTTATTTGGGAGGAATGCCTCTTTCTGATAACCTTTTATCACGCGGCATGACATCGGGGGCGACATTCAAAGGCTGCTTGGGAGAAGCTAGATTAGGTGATCTGatacttccttattttatgaacAACGAAATGTACTCGGAGAACTTACAACCACGTTCACAATTCCGACTCAACTCAACGAAACCCGAAGAGGGTTGTGTCCTTTGCTTCCAAGAAGATTGTAAAAATGAAGCTGTGTGCACAAATCCATCGGAGCAATACGCATGTGACTGTCGACCAGGGTATGAGGGCGATGATTGTTCCATCGATATTGACGAATGTCTATTGGCAAACTGTACAAACAACTCAACTTGCATCGACAAAGTAGCTAGCTTTATTTGCAGCTGCTTGCCTGGTTATGATGGACAATTGTGTGAGCATAACATAGATGAGTGTGCTTCTATGCCATGTCACAATGGTGGAAATTGTACGGACTTGGTAGCGGCTTATCATTGTGACTGTACAGAGGATTATGCTGGCCCACAGTGTGATGTCTTGAAGTTAGTTACATGTGCCGATCAGCCATGCAGATCTGGATCAACGTGTGTGGATGGTTTTAGTAAGTTCTTTATAACCAGgtagttttattttcaaatactaaatttttgttaaatgtttttcTAGATATGACAACAGGAAATAACTTCACATGCTTTTGTATGCAAGGGTTGCAGGGTCCTCTGTGTGATGTTCCCTTCTGCCAAGTTGAACCATGTCAAAATGGTGGTTTTTGTCTAACAACAGAACCAACGGTGAGTGTTTTTACATCATGTATGGTATAGAATTGGAAttgatctttttatttttgtacagcCACCTATTTGCCAATGTAGCATAGGATACACAGGACGATTTTGTGAAATCGATATCAACGAATGCGACCCTGAACCTTGTCAAAATGGTGGAGAATGCAAAGATTCAATAGGCAGTTATTCCTGCAACTGCACTGGCACTGGCTTTGAAGGTCAAATGTGCGAGATTGATATCGACGAATGTCAAACTGGTCCTGTCAAGTGTGGTGGGCGAGGAGTTTGTATGAATACCCGTGGTTCATTCAAATGTCTTTGTGAAGTTAAGCTATGTGGATCAGAATGTAACGTCTTGGATCCTTGCCAGCAACAAGACATGTGCATGAATGGTGGAATTTGTGTAGAAGCATGTACAGATGTCGCTGATTATTACTGCAACTGCACAGATGGATTTGGTGGAAAGAACTGCTCAGCGATGGTAATTTGTTTCCTGAATTCCACAAACTGAACTCAGTTATATttcgaatttttgtttatagatTGTGGCTAAGGACGATGGTCCATCAACTGCAGACATAGCAATTATTGTCATTCCAGTAGTAGTTATTCTACTACTTATCGCTGCTGCTTTGTTGGGTACATTCTTGGTGATGGCACGCAACAAACGGGCAACAAGAGGCACGTACAGTCCCAGTGCTCAGGAATATTGTAATCCACGTTTGGAAATGGACAATGTGCTCAAGCCTCCCCCTGAAGAACGTCTGATTTAGTGCGGTGCATTAGAACATTCTTcgttggttgttttattttaatttttttatatataataaatgtTATATCTGGCGTAATGATGGGATGAGAATTACTTAGTATTTTCatcgagtttatttttttcttttatactatttttgaatTCTCAGATTTTTTCGTACTTAATAAGtacttaataaattaatttattatttaattagaaACTATGAATAAGGAACTTGTTTGATCCTCTTGTTAGTAAACTTACCATTCCGTCGTGTGAATATAAttcgtttaaattataaattaaacttaaaaaaatttattatgatACTGAGCAACAAATCCTTCCATAATTgtaaatttacatttaaaataaaaatatgcatATAAATAATATGAATTAAGTGTCCTTAAAAAGAGAGGTAggtttaaataagaaaaaaataatgaacgaatattttttataatacaaataaaatatgttaatgttgattatttttttctataacattttttaatttttacgcattttaaaaagtttttttttttaaagtagtttatacaataaataaaaaatgtagatagaaaattattcaaaaaataaaaacaaatgcgGACTCAATTCAAtgttataaatatttgaaactttttttaggcaaatattaaattaattgttaTTATACATTTATACTTGTgtaggtaaaataataaaaaattaaaacaaatacatttttgtcgaaattaatattttataataaaaataaaaaatctaaatgaacaaaataataaatttaagaaattgtaatttaagtatttttttaagtttaaacaaAGACGgcataaaaataattgattaaatatttatacGCAATATTTGTGATAATTCgtaagtttaaaacaaaaaaaaaaaataaaatatgcagAATTTCGCTGTATGTAAAATAAtgtatataaaatgtttttatttctacCGAGGTTCTTTTTGGTGtgcatttgaattaatttttaatctaaaaGGCAGCCACCACAGCGTCCTGCATTGTCCCCATAAGATAggtaacactggtcaacaaggtttttgccacaacaaccaaaatatacttttctagtagtttttgatgtgctgaactcgaatctgaagtcaaaaaattgttattggcctcgtttttgaaatattacctttagaaactgtcaaaaaacgtcattttggctgttttcgaggctatgtttttatgtggggtagttcattttgaactaatttgtaacggtgcctataagaactggttttattctttcaaataatgtttaaatctttccgatatctcttttaatgcccgagatatttaaaatttaagtagcggtctttgaatcagaaacaacacaggccaaccaaattaatctttttttgccacaagaaccaaaatatacttttctgaaggtttttgggttgctgagctcgaatccgcaatcaaaaaaattctattagccttcgttcttgaaatatttccgttataaaatgcaaaaaaagtttttttttataacggtaatatttcaagaacgaaggctaatagaacttttctgattgcggattcgagttcagtaacccaaaaaccttctgaaaagtatattttggttcttgcggcataaattctgtgaccagtgacttaaactttagattaagtttagtttctctttggcttattaattgaaacttaagatatctcgagcaataaaaaaaatatcgggaaaatttaaacagtttttgaaagaaaaatatctgttcttataatcaccgttacaaatttgtttataataaattaccccacataaaaacagaacctcgaaaacagccaaaatgacgatttttagcattttataaaggtaatatttcaaaaacagaggccaataaaatttttccgacttcagattcggattcaacaCCCCTAAAACTATtagaaagtatattttggttctaatggcaaaaaaaagttaaattttgttgaccagtgtaattgttGTGCTACCAACTAATTTTTTGTGGACCTTTTGATGTGGTTAGTCTTGGAGGATCTagcaagatttttttcaatgttttatttgTAATCTTTTATTTCTAAAGTGGAGCTTGGTCTTTAATTTCATTGGAATACGTTGCATATATGAAGGTTGCCCTAAATTTTTATCTAAGAGTATGCAATGATATTCAGCATAAATTTGCACTTAACTCTCTAGATGACTGTTATTTGCTTTGAAAATCGACAGAACAATAAATCACAAAAATCGCTCTTAGGTCACCAAACTGGGTGTTGTTAAATTCTTGCTTTCAACTGATTTTTCAGAAACAGGGAAACAGGAGTACTAGTAGTACTGAGTTAAACATCTCATTTTCGTTTGATTTCTAAATAAAGTacatattttctaataaaaaatcgATCAACAAgttataagaaaaagaaaattaaacatcGATTAACCAGATACCCTAATCCTCACaagtcattaaaaattcataggGTAAACGAACACGTTTAGCGAAGGGCACATTGTAATATTGAGAAAGGATTATTATATTACTACCCCCTGCTATATTTAATGTTAGGGGTGCATTTGCGTTCTCATGGAAACGGCagtgaaatgaaaataaacaaaacattttcgTTTGAAACTTCCAAATAGATTATTCATCAAAAGAAAGCCTTGacgaaaacatacatttttttaccttcctcttaaaaataaattctaaacaaaaaaaattatgatcttCCAAGAAAAGTGCATTTTCGTCTTCCTATTTATTGTGATATATTTGCATCAAAGTAAAAGTACAAACTCACAAAACGTAAATAggactttatttttgtataatcaTCCATATTCATGCAAAACTAATGAGTTTTATAATTTGGATTATTTTATGTGTGTACAATGTGAATCTAAGGAATATTTAACACCCAGTTTTGATAGTGAGTATCTTTGattcaaaaaacaacaaaatcaaaacaaagcCATTACTTTTAGAACTAACATGTGATTGTAAAAAGAACACCACCAAACTTGCTATCTATGATTCTTCGAAAAATCAACCAATTTGTTTGGAaccatgtaaaaataaaaagaacttcAAATGTCCAAATACAACAATGCTATCTTATCCCGAAAATCCTTGTACCTTCAAGTTCATAAATTACACATCAGGAGATCAAAATGGTACAACAAAGAGTATTCGCATCACAAACTCTCACTTACATGAGAATGACTGCATCTGTGATTTGAAATACAATTATCTCTATGTTGACTTTTGTGTATGGAAACCACTGTTGAAAAACTATCTCCATCACAACGCTTTCTGGAAGCGAGGAAGATTTTACGTCGATTTGAAGTTCATAGCATTCTTCTGTCAATCGCTTCAGAACATGACAGCATGCAATAATTTGGCTAATTTATGTGTCCAATCGTTTTTCGATACCGACAAAAATTCACCATGCAGTGTTTTTCTCCTGGGCCAGGCTTCTGATGCTGCACTCTACACTAGCATGGGAGAGAAACTTGGTGGGTTAAgaccatttttattttacaaaaaaggcaAAGATACTGTACAGGAAAtcgaagaaaaaattcaaatttcggtAGGGACAAAATATTTGCATGACTAAATTGtgactatatattttttttgggtacAATTTTCTTTAGGATGATAAGTTAAAACTGTTTTCTACAGTGTATTCAATGGATGGTCAACTTATTCGATGGGAAGATTTGCAACTGAACAGAATCAATCATTGTGGACACGATTTGTATGAAATGCATGGAGAtttacagtttttcaaaaatgatcgGATAAGCTGTTTCCTGACACTCGAAACTATCATAGACATGGCCTCTACTTACGCAAACAAATATTTCTTTAGCATTTTTCTAAATCATACGAGAGAAGAAAGCAATCGATACTTGCAGCAGATACCCGTGTTGATTCAGAATGCATTTGAAGGGAATAATGTGagtaaaaaaactaacatgtttcttaaactaaattatatatgtacatatatcttTTCAGGAACTCAATTCTGCTGAATGGCAGTTAGTTAAACGTTTTCAAATAATTGAAGCtcaagatatattttttaacacaGCAAATCAACAAATTTTAGTGTATGAAGATTCATATAAGCTACGACTCTTCAAATCGATAAAAGTTTTGCGAAAATTCGAGTTCCGTTGTACTGTGACAGAagataacaaaaatacaattcCCTTAATAGTTCTAGACTATCATACAATTGACTTATCTCTCAATAATTCCCTCAGTGAAAAgtacaaatttgaatttttagttaaattcgAAAAAGATACTGGCTCAGGAATACTTTATGAAATAGTTTTACCTATTTTCATAGCCATCAGTTTATTGTTTGCAGTTTTCAGggcttatatttttaaatgtcgTAGAAATCTTGAATGTTCTGAAATGGTTGTCTTTGTTCAAGCATTATATAATTTTGTGTCGAATGTGGGAAATTCTTTGTTGGCCGTTGTAATCATAGATGCCTTTTACTCAGTTACAACTTTTCTAATTGGTAATCATGAGCTATTAATGGCAGTTGAAAACAATCATGTATTTGAGTTTTGTATATATTGTGCTCTCATTTTGAAGGTAATtacggtttaaaaaaaaagaataattttactcagttttcatttttttaggctttctacttttttataaacttttggAGAATCTCtcaaattgatatatttttcgTGGATTGGGAACGACCAAAGAGTTCTGATGTTTCTTTacatttgaaaaacaatttggaTACATCATCACAGTGCTCCAGCGTagtttttctattacattaacggaaacagaaaatttgaataaaattgaccgTTACATTTACAGATTCGAACATTTACTGAGAATAACGTATCAGCATGGAGGATATTCTTTTTGGCAAACGAATGGATTGATTTGagttgtaaacaaaaaacttcatttttcgTTCAGGGCTTTGTTTcgttaattattttttgggtaggtgcaaaaaaatcgtaatttttaaatttattcaaaatttctcTTATTATCACAGATTATCAACACTTGCTTGCCATCATTCTATTCgaattcaacttttaaaatatttacttgTGCTGTTGTATACTCTTCTGTTCAACTCATACAATATTTGTGCAGAAGCTTTATACTTTATAAAGTGATTGGTaatccattgaaaaaatttctgGATATTTGTACATTGGCAAATGTATCCATATTTACCCTAATGGATTGTTCTTATGGGTTTTATATTCATGGAAGATCTCCACATGGATTTTCCGATACGGATATGTCTTCAATGATTTTTCAATTACAACGTGAATCTCAAAATATGTGCGGGAAAAAAGGACTTTTGAGTGATTCGGATTTTCAAACATATATTGTGCTTCCTCCGTTAAATTTGAGGTAAGATAATAATGGGGTAAGGGCTAACGActgaaaattatagaaaaacaaaaatcgcaGATAAGgtacattagttttttttttaactctggcTACCTATCGACTTTGGTAACGGATCTGTTGATTACTCCTCGCGTATCCATAAAATTCACTAGTTTTTTTTCCTTATGCTCTCACTAACGAAAAAATCATCAACcctattttgaatgaaaactccAGGGAAAAAGTGTTGAATGAAAAAGTCTCCCAATCAAAAAGCTTCCACAAATGTTGCTCCCTTTTTCATCATTATTAACGACAAGGGAATCAAATTAAAACGGATAAGTAACGATATTCTTTTACGGTTGGCAGCCTTTCTCACGAACACATTTCCCCGAGAGTTTTTATTCAGAATAAAACAGCTCTTCTAATATTCGTTCGAATTTGAAAACAGAAACGAAAATTGAATCCCTACGGATTAAAAACGGTTGTTCTGATTTCCATTCTACTTTTTTGTTGGAGACTATTGTTTTCCGGTAGCAAATTGCTACCCGGAttgaaaacggcaaaaatttgtcGAGTTGTAGATCCATTCGTTTTTCAATACACCTATGAAtccgcaaaatgtgttcgaatacggaaCTCGGAGCAGCTAAAATTCGAAAACGGGAAAAATAGAATTCAAATGGAAATCAGAACAGCCGTGTAAGGCTGAATAGCTTCACATTATTGATTCTCCTTGGGGTTTAAGGCTGATAGAGAAATGTGGATGAAACAGAATTACATGTTTTCATAGAGATGAAGATctcatctaacaaaaaaaaaaaaaaacaaactgaagAACTTACAAAACAAGTCATGTAACTGGAGAATTCATTTCTATTTATGCTTCTAGAAAACATATTGAAAAGCTCTTGCCATCGAAACAAAAATCAGTCAATTTATCCCAGTCTCATTTACAAAAGGATCATGGATTTGCTAGTATGAATGCAGAGGGAGTGTTGGAAAGAACTACAACCACATACAACAGAGTGAATAGATTTTTCTGTGCCTTTATTGATCATGTAAGCTTTAGCTCTCATGCATTTTTTACTATGtactttatttgataaaatgaATTCCAATCACAGGCTATCAAGGATATGGACTACATTATTAAGGAGAAAACATTTGCTGAACAAATGCTGAGTTGTGAGTTTGAAAGTTTTGTTGCAGAACGTAAGTTACTTGGAATAGTTGcctagtttattttttaaagataaaggGGCCAATCCATAGAATCCGTCGCGTGAGTTACGttgaagttttcaactgacagcccgataaaatacacacgttttATGAGAATCGACCCATACATGACGGACTCGACGGATCCGTTTTATGGATCGGTtctcataagaacgtgtgtattttatcagGCTGTCAGTTTAATCCGTCGACGTAACGGATgcgacggattctatgggttgggcccttaacAAAGAATTTGCCTCTGGTAGAAAGAGAAGAGGGGAATCCTCTGAGATTTTAGAAACGTAAACTGGCAAAATGTTCATTATACGGAAAGGAGTAGGTAATAATAATTGGGTCTTTTGTTTTACAGAAAAAGGGACATTTTATATCGACAACAGTCTGACCTTCAGTTCACTCTTTCTCTATGGAAATcaaatggaaatttttattatggaacttttaattttcttgacCATGAATTTATTAACAAACAATTATACAATTTCAATAATTGttgtttgcattttaaataagTTATTTCAGAAATTGTTTCGTTTCTGGGTCAAGAACAATATAAGCATTAAAACATTAATAGATAAGCGATTTTTAATGTAATTACCTACCTACATTatgtattatttgttttataaattgtaaatatataaataaattaataaataaaaatgtaatctAATCTGCAATCGTTTGCTACAAGTACAAGGGTGTTCTTTTGggattgttagtttttttttttttgaaattcaaataacCCGAAAACGGTGGGTGGGCTTATAACGGATTTAGGAGACTTCGAGTTCGagaaatcatttttgtttacagAAGCGATGGATTCAATAAGAACTTCAtgtataatattaaataaagttaattttaactCACCTGAACATGTTAACCATTgaataaatagttaaaaaagtagggatgcaaacgatacatcgatgttttcaaaacatcgatgtttttgtgaaaaacatcgatgtatacatcgatgtttctcAAGCCGATACATCGCCGATACATCGACGCTAAATTTGCAAAACATCGACATCGTTCATTTTGTtactcgtttttctttttttgcataataacagaacttgaactctcaaactcaatcttttttgtctagttttcaaagcttcaaagttttgtCTGAGAGAGATGCAGATGATTAGGATTTTGATAtatgaaaatatcaaaaataactcataaaacatacaaaataaatcgTCTTCAACGACAATCAATACAACTATGAGTGAAACAGAAGTAGAAATGTACCTCTCATCTCCTGTTACACCAATTAAAAGtgacgcaattttttttttggcaagatatgaaaactctttttccaaaacttgcACTGGTTCAAATGGTATATCTTCCCATCGAAGTTACGTCTGTTCCAACGGAACGTTTGTTTTCGGAGGCTGGGTCAACCATCACCCAGGATAGAAACAGGCTTCTGGGCACTAGACTGTCCAAACTTCTCCTGAACTCAATTTCTGAATTACTTTCtaccaaataaataaacaatgtaAATCCAATGTAAGAAATAATGAGCTCCGtttgcttagaattgatagtatTTATATactataaataaaaacgaaaatcgtattaagaaaatatgtttcattttgttgataaatttttctgttttgtggTACCTTAAAACTGAATTCAAGttaggtttttgggttttaaacagataagacatacaaattttgttctttagatacagtagatcgtatttatgtccaacaacaaaaacatcggaaaaacatcgatgtatcgaagatagaaccgatgtttttttaacatcgatgttgtaaataaaacatcgatgttttcaaacatcgatgttttttttaacgatgttgCATCCCTATAAAAAAGGCtcttaattaaacaaaaatcattttaaaattcacttGTTTAATCTTGCACCAAACCAAAGACCAAAATGTCATCAATCTAGTAGATAGCAGAAAACTGAGTGCAAATTACAGTGCTGGCGAATTTAAACCCAGACTAGAAACATTGGTACAattgtatcaaaaatattttttaatgagaataaAGTACTTTTTGACGTGGCCGTGTCGAGATCAATAGAAATATACGTTGTGCGCGATACGGCTTAAACTGTATGTTCACCGCTGATGTTTTTAAAGCCAggataatacaaaatatttgacTTACATTTTTTTGCACGATTCTGGTTTACagtagctgcgttcctttggaaatatttatctactttttagtacttaaaactactttgatctactttgctatactgaaaaagtagttcaaagcagctttaagtactaaaaagtagataaatatttccaaaggaacgcagctagtTTTGATAGTGCCAATTTTGATTCTGTGTGAAAACCTCTTTCATAAAGCTGAGCCCACACTAGGTTGATCAACACGTTCAACATACGTTCCAAATCGACATACGGAACAGTTTAACTATTCTAAATTATTCTAACTGAAGCATATAGCATATACATCAATTGAGCCAGTT encodes:
- the LOC129918059 gene encoding protein crumbs isoform X1, giving the protein MKLGFKNSSNYPVRDFGWLVVFISAYVFIALDLVHKTEATGDSKEAYFNGSAYLRLLTPMPIWGHSAISFRTCRGGEILSQQYNRHTLWLSVSGDFVQVTFTGPNARVDARLPFKLLDNKWHTIQFKYEYGNLNLVVDRSSMIIANSTYNSQFLTNQDVKNEAAILILGNAYSGCLLNGPGLIFNASSMHAQGVAFGACPLAPGPCGDHDTLIRVQMDYCLHDPCMQHGSCISRTDSYECHCTSRYTGKNCEVDTGPPCLSHPCANGGSCQEDERGDYQCYCPPNFTGQTCENEVNVHPLCEKNPCFNNGTCWVPTGTKTTDCNCVKGFTGQFCEINADDCASQPCMNNGRCMDMVNGFSCDCAGTGYSGTLCQNNIDECKLNPCQNGGKCFDTYGFYTCECLPGWGGNNCELSINQCQFQPCQHGGTCLDKKSNFQCICAPGFSGIFCELGPPCPQCPIDSDCIGGKCICKPGTTGPIGHCIPISTPTPQSRSAQLNACSNSVCLNGGTCTGNASNSTCICASGYSGFNCEFPTSSDGCKCLNGGTCSLNGTHCYCPSGFDGDRCEKFEPCTPTTCEDPMMCSNNKCICPDNMKCAVCSSNPCHNGGVCRDKDVNYECVCPEGWNGTQCDYDVDECQNLTICGHGICVNRPGSFKCYCEPGFTGLLCDSDVDECLSRPCKNGASCVNKVNDYECICPAGYTGKECDVNIDECASNPCEIGSTCIDMVNNFTCSCIPGMTGRLCDFDIDDCVSLPCQHNGKCIDELGGFHCDCEATGYTGNLCEINIDECLSNQCTNGAECIDKINDYMCNCFPGFSGKNCEIDINECEVNPCQYNGTCLQRSNLTLYQMADKQDLPPIFSQEFSYENASGYDCICVPGIMGKNCDININECESNPCSKHGTCVDGIGNYTCECDPGFEGDHCGKNIDECDRYTPCVHGTCIDQTNDYDCDCDANWGGKNCSVELVGCRSSPCLNKGICKPYLFNETQHLFNCSCQHGFQGATCEKTTTISMVISSLITVKTTREEGYDINLEFRTTLPNGVLAFGTSGSQNEPVSYILELINGRLNLHSSLLNKWEGVFIGSKLNDSNWHKVFVAINTSHLVLSANDEQAIYPIGSYESANGSQPYFPLTYLGGTIPNLKSYLRHLTHRPTSFVGCMQDIVINGKWIFPDEKPDDNTSLVKIQSGCPRSEQCKPNPCHSNGECKDLWHTFSCGCQRPHLGHTCKYNITAATFGHENTTHSAVLVETNETARRAIRSILDISMFIRTRQSAGQIFYLGSDTRKALTSPRGTSEIGDSYVSAKLHGGELLVKMQFNGTPEAYTVGGNKLDNGYNHLIEVVRNQTLVQVKLNGTEYFRKTLSSTGQLDAQVLYLGGPAPPAVDNLESNMTKEEVDKLYFKGIIQDVQISNGSHAMIVELYPLNEEDLQLPKPFGEVTIDRNSVLKGAVSDDLCRKKPCQHNAECKNTWNDFECTCPKGYKGKFCQDIEFCQLNKCPGNGVCQNLDDGFECITNMTFKGNEKAPLAFAYFSVNPEEETVLKPVVEISYRTKTGGTLLYVQDGDRYFDVAAYRDQVTVQWKSSLELPQTKRFTKDKSDFEWSRVFLRVENGKLEGGWKGWEETPDPSPAFTLDIDQSAFQDLISGKYMVYLGGMPLSDNLLSRGMTSGATFKGCLGEARLGDLILPYFMNNEMYSENLQPRSQFRLNSTKPEEGCVLCFQEDCKNEAVCTNPSEQYACDCRPGYEGDDCSIDIDECLLANCTNNSTCIDKVASFICSCLPGYDGQLCEHNIDECASMPCHNGGNCTDLVAAYHCDCTEDYAGPQCDVLKLVTCADQPCRSGSTCVDGFNMTTGNNFTCFCMQGLQGPLCDVPFCQVEPCQNGGFCLTTEPTPPICQCSIGYTGRFCEIDINECDPEPCQNGGECKDSIGSYSCNCTGTGFEGQMCEIDIDECQTGPVKCGGRGVCMNTRGSFKCLCEVKLCGSECNVLDPCQQQDMCMNGGICVEACTDVADYYCNCTDGFGGKNCSAMIVAKDDGPSTADIAIIVIPVVVILLLIAAALLGTFLVMARNKRATRGTYSPSAQEYCNPRLEMDNVLKPPPEERLI